TTCCCAGATCGCCCTTATCGTCTTTCTGCCCATGGCCTTGGGCTATGCTACCCAGCGCTTTCTGATCCGTGCCTACGGTCAGAAAGTATTCGCCGAGCGCCTTGGACCGCGCTTTCCCGCCCTATCTACCCTCGGCGTGCTTGGCATCGTGTTCATCGCCCTGGCGCTGAAGGCCCAGACCATCATGGCCGCTCCCGCCATGCTGCTGCAGATCCTTTCCCCCCTGGCCATCATCTACGGCGTCAACTTTGCCTTGAGCACCGTCCTGGGCCGCCTCTTTCTGCCGCGCGGCGACGCCATCGCCCTGGTCTACGGCACCGTGATGCGCAACCTGTCCATCGCCTTGGCCGTGGCCATCAACGCCTTTGGTTCTCAGGGTTCCGACGCCGCCCTGGTCGTGGCCATGGCCTATATCATTCAGGTCCAGAGCGCGGCCTGGTACGTGAAACTGACCGATCGCCTCTTCGGCCCGGCCCAGCCCAAGGGCGTTTTCACCCCCCAAACCGCAAACAGGAGCTGAACATGCTGCCTTCCTACAAGAATATCCTCTACGCCACGGACCTTTCGGAAAGCGCGCGCCTGGCCTTGCGGCACGCCGTGTCCCTGGCCGGGCGCTACGATGCGGCCATGACCATCCTGCACGTTGTTCCGGATCTGGTCGAACTGATGAGCGAGGACGCGGGCTTTGACATCGAAAGCCATTTCAAGAGCGCCGATTGGGAGGCGATCAACACTACGGCCACGACCAGAGCCAAGGAAAAGGCGCGGGAGCGGGTGCGCGAGATGACCGCCGAATGCGCCACGGACAGTCCCCGCTGTCCCGTGTCCAGCGCTGAACTCAAAATCCAGGCCGGAGACCCGGCCGCACACATCCTGGCCGAAATACATACCGGGAACTACGATCTGGTGGTCATGGGCGCTCACGGACGTGGGGCATTCATGGACATGCTGCTCGGATCTGTGGCAAACAAGGTCGTACGACTCAGCACGGTGCCGGTGCTGACGGTACGACTACCGAAAGAAAATACGGCAGAATGAATCCATGCCTTTGAATCTCGCATAATGGATACGTCGGAGAGATACATGAAAGTCAATCGCAGACACTTCCTCGCGGCCGGTCTGGCAGCCGCCACAGCGGCCGTGGTGCGCCCGGCGGCGGCAAGCACGGGGGACGCAGCATCCGCTGAGCATGTGGTGCTGGCCACGCTGCTGGACATCTCCAAATGCATCGCCTGCGGCGCATGCGTGGAGGCCTGCCGTGAAACCAACGGTCACAAGTACCCGCAGCCGCAAAAGCCCTTCCCCAAGATGTATCCGTCCAAGGTCAAGGCTGCCGACTGGTCTGACAAGCAGGATGTGGATGATCGGCTGACTCCCTACAACTGGCTCTACATCCAGACCGCCACGGGCGAATACAACGGCGAGCCCTTCGAGCTGCACATCCCCAGGCGTTGTCTGCACTGCCAGAACCCGCCCTGCGCCAACCTCTGCCCGTGGGGGGCCGCTTCCAAAGACAACAAGGGCATCGTCAGCATCAACGACGAAATCTGTCTGGGCGGGGCCAAATGCAAGGATGTCTGCCCCTGGCATATCCCCGAGCGCCAGACGGGCGTTGGTCTGTACCTGAAACTCGCCCCGGGTTTTGCCGGGAACGGCGTCATGTACAAATGCGACCGCTGCCGGGATCGGGTGGCCCTGGGCGAAACTCCGGCCTGCATCGAAGTCTGTCCCGAAGGCGTGCAGACCATCGGTCCGCGCGATAAAATCCTGGCCCAAGCCCGGGAACTGGCCAAGCGCACCGGCGGGTTCATCTATGGCGACACGGAAAACGGCGGCACCAACACTTTCTACGTCTCCCCCGTACCCTTTGACGTGTTGAATCAGGCCATCGAAAAGGGACCCGGCAAGCCGCATCTGGCTTCGGTCGGCAATCCGTTTGCCAAGGAAGAGTTGCTGGCCCGCGCCGTATATGCGGCCCCCCTGGTCGGAGTCATGGCCGGAGTGCTGCATCTGGTGCGCGGCGCGACCTCGGAGGACGACCATGAATAGCCTGACCCTTGTTTTTCGCCTGACGGTTTTTGCCCTGGCCTTCACGGGCTTCGCCCAGATGCCCATCTTTGCCCGCTACTATCTGGCCGACGTGCCGGGTTTCGGCTGGACTGCGGATTATTATTTTAACCACGTGGCGCATTACATCCTGGCCATCGTGCTGCTGGCCATTCTCGGCTGGCGGCTGCCCCGCGTCCTGCGCCGCCCTGCCTGGACGGCCATGGACGTGATCGTTGGCCTGTGCTGGGCCGGTATCGTCCTGACCGGCATCATCCGGGTCATGAAGAACCAGCCGGAGAGCTACTTCTCCCCGACCCTGGTCATGTGGATCGACTGGCTCCACCTCGGGTTTGTCATGCTGCTCGGAGTGGCGAGTCTGCTCCGCTCCAGAGTTCGTACCGGCGCTGTGAAAAGCTGATGAATAATTAAAAAAACACCTGCTGTTTCGGGCCATTCCCCCCATAGTGGCCGCGCACCCGTAACTGAGTGCGCGCGACGGGAAACCCTTATTTCAAATTTCAACCAACCAGACCACAAAAAGGAGAGGAATATGATTCCCAAACGCATTGTCGTAATCGGAGGAACCGCAGCCGGCCCCAAGGCAGCGGCCAGAGCCAGTCGCTTGGATCAAAACGCCGAGGTCATCCTCCTGCAGAAAGCCCCGGAGCTGTCCATGGCCTCATGCGGTTATCCCTATTACGTTTCAGGCATGTTCAAAGAGCGCGAGAAACTTCTTTGCACCCCGTCCGGCGTAGTGCGTGATCCAGCCTTTTTTGCCGGAGTAAAGGGCATCACGGCCATGGTCGGGACCGAGGCCGTGAGCATCGACCGTGAAAGCAAGGTCGTAAGCTGGATCAATGCCGCCGGGGACAACGGCATGCTGGCCTACGACAAGCTCATTCTCTGCACCGGCTCTGTACCCAAGATGCCGCCCATTCCGGGGCGGGACCTCTCGGGCGTGACCACCTTGCACTCCATGGCCGACGCCGACGCCATGCGCACCTGGGCCGAGCATTCTCGCGGCAAGAAGGCGGTGGTCATCGGCGGCGGACTGATCGGCATAGAAGCCTGCGAGGCCCTGCATCATGCGGGAGTGGACGTGACCGTGGTCGAGGCTCTGCCCCAGATCCTGGGCTTTCTGGATACCGAACTGGCGCTCTTGGTGGAAAACCACGCCCGTTCCAAGGGCGCGAAGATCATAACCGGCGTCGGCCTTTCAGCCCTTGAAGGCACAAACGGGCATGTCAGCGCGGCGCGACTGGCTGATGGCCGGGTGCTGCCCTGCGATCTGGTGGTCATGGCCATCGGCGTGGCCCCGAACGCGTCCCTGGCCAAAGCCGCCGGTCTTGAGCTCGGCGCTTTCGGCGGCATTGCCGTCAACGATTTCATGCGCACCTCGGACCCGGACATCTATGCGGCCGGAGACTGCGTTGAAATCACCAACCGCCTCACCGGCAAAAAGATGCTGGCTCCCTACGGCGATCTGGCCAACCTCGAAGGCCGTGTCGCAGGCGAGAACGCCGTGCTTGGCGATACCGTGCGTTTCCCCGGCACCATCGGCAGCGGCATCTGCAAGGTCTTCGACTTCACCGCCGCGTCAACGGGCCTATCCGAACGCCGCGCCAAGGAGGCGGGATTCGACGTGGTCACGGCCATAAATGCCAGCCCGGACAAACCCGGCTTCATGGGCGCGAGGCCTCTGGTCTCCAAAATGATCGCAGACCGCGCCACGGGCCGCATTCTCGGATTTGCCTGCGTGGGCCTGGGAGATGTCAATCGTCAGGCGTCCGAAATGGCCGTGGCCGTGGCTGCGGGCTGGTCCGTGGACGAAATGGCCATGGCCGACCTGCCGTATGCTCCGCCCTACTCCCAGGCCATCGACCACGCCATCGCCACCGCCCATATTCTGCAAAACAAGATGCGCGGACTCATGACCGGCATATCGGCCGTCGAGGCTAAGGCCCTGTTCGACGCCGGCGGTCCCCTTTACGTCCTGGACGTGCGCGGCCACGAAGAATTTGCAGAAAATCAGCTCGGCCGCGGCGAGACGCTCATCCCTCTGGGACAACTGCGTGCACGGGTGGATGAACTGCCGCAGGACAAGAACGCGACCATTCTGTCCTTCTGCAAGGTCTCCATGCGCGGCTACGAAGCCCAGCGCATCCTTGAAAACGCCGGATACACCGACGTGCGGGTCATGGAAGGCGGACTCATGGCCTGGCCATACATAGGCGAGCAATAATTTCCTCTCCTCCTTAAAGAAGGCGAAAGCCTCCGGACAGATTGGCTGTCCGGGGGCTTTCGCCTTTGCTGATCGGGGGCGAATACCGGAACCGGGATGTCACGAGACCAGAGTGTCGGTCCCGACTTGAAAATATTTCCATGCGACGTCGATCAGTTCTGCGCTCAGGTCACGGCCGGACCTGTGGGCGTATCGTTCATGCAGGGGCGCGGCCATAGCGGCGAAGGTGTCGACGATCTTGGGATCGAAATGCTTCCCGCGCCCGCGCATGAGAATGTCGAGGGCCTCGGCGCAGCTCAGCGCGTTCTTGTAGGGCCGGCGCGAAGTCAGGGCGTCGAAGACATCGGCCACGGTGAAGATCCGCGCCGTAAGGGGGATGTCCTTTCCACTTATTCCGTTCGGATAGCCTTTTCCGTTGAATTTTTCGTGGTGGCATCCGACGACGTCCTTCGCATCGCGCAACCAGGTCGAGCGGGCGACCACGTCCAGGCCATGTCTGACGTGCGTCTTCATGATCTCGTATTCGTCTTCCGTGAGCTTGCCGGGCTTGAGCAGGATGCTGTCCCTGATGGCGATCTTGCCGACATCGTGCAGGAAGGCGCCCTTGGCCAGGGCGCGCATTCCGGCCGCGTCCAGGCCGATGGCCTCGGCCATGCGCAAGGCGTAGAGAGTCACCCTGTAGTTATGCTCATCGGTGTCGCTGTCCCGCTTGGCGACGGCGCAGCCGAGCAGGGCCAATGTTTCAAAGTTTGCCGCCTGCAGGTTGCGGGAAAAGGCGACGAGGCGGTTGGTCAGGCGCAGGATGACCGGATAAAGGAGGGCCGCCGTGGCCAGAGCGACGAACGCGACGGCTCCGACGGTGTAGAATGATTTCCGTTCCATGGCGGCCAGCACAGTCGGGGCTGGGACAAAGATGATTTCAACCTGGCCGGTTTCATTCCGCCCAGCTTCCTCTATGGGTAGTATGGCGTGGACGCAGAGGATATCAGCGATAAAGACTGTTTCCGACCAGGCCCCGGTCTCGGGCTCAGGACTCCTGTCCGCACGAACGTAGGCGTGCACTGCCTCGTGCAGCACGAAGCTTCGGTCCAGATACTCCTCCCCACCGGAGATGCCGGGCTTGGAAAATTTCGCATAGACGACTTTGCCGCTCCTGCTTTTCCTGGCGTTGGATTCAATCTTTTCCCCAACCGCCAGACGAAAGGCGTCCAAAGGTTTCAGTCCGCCATGGGAGAAAATCGCGCGGGTGCGCTCCACCAGTTCCGCGAGATTCTCCTGCGCCTCGGCCACCACCGCCTCCTCCAGCATGCGCTCTTCCGCCAGATAGGCCAGAGTGGCCAGGGTCAGGGCGATGACGGTGGCCATGAGCGCGAGCCGGGCCACGAGGACGTGACGCACGTATGTCAAAAGCGGAACGTTTCGCGGCGAATGCATGCGTCTCTCCTGATGAGCGGTTCATGTTCATGAAAGCGATTGGCCGCTTGGCGGTCAGAAATGTATCCGCTCTCTACCGCGTTGTCATGGTGCATCTACCCAATCGGAAAATGTACTATAAGGCCAAGCCCCATTTCTTAACTCACCATCATTATATGGTGAAAATCTCAGCTTTCCGAGGTGGTCGCAATTTGCGATCACCTCGGCTTTTTCCTTTACGGTCAACGTAAATATGAAGTCCTCAGGGAACCGCTGCAAATTGCGCTTGATCTGCTCAATGAAGCGATTACGCCCGCCTACTCGCCAATATCCGCATACACCGCCGCCCGGGCACGGGCAGCCGCGTCGAGCACGCCGACTTTTTCGTCCACGAAATCATAAACCTTTGGTTGAGCTTTTCCAGCAGAGGGACGCAGCACCCGGCCCAGATATTGGATCAGGCGGCCGCTGAATTTGACAGGTGTGGCCAGGAACAGGGACGTCAGGTTGCTGGCGTCGAAACCTTCGCCGATAAGCTGGCCCGTTGCAAAGACCACATCTACCCGGCCCGACTGGATCTGGTCCACCAGGCGTTTGCGTTCGGGCAAGGGCGTGTCGCCGGTCAGGATCGCCCCGCTGATCCCATGCCGTTCTTCCAAGAGTTCCTGCAGCATCCGACAATGTATCTTGCGGTCGGACAGCACAAGCCCGACTCCTCGGCCGGAAGCCACTTCCCGCGCCACTTCATCGACGATCAGGCTGTTGCGCTCCATATTTTCGGTCAGGTCGGAGATAATGAGGCCGTATTCCTCTGAAGGGTCGCGATCGCACGTGAAAGCCGTGGGCCGGATGCAGATTTCCGGGCGCATGATGGCCCCGCTGTCCATCAGATCATCACTGTCGATGCGGGCGTGCATTTCACCC
This DNA window, taken from Desulfomicrobium sp. ZS1, encodes the following:
- a CDS encoding arsenic resistance protein, producing MWKILQTISKNLVLAIPAVMILGFVSGLLGEAAWLKNLIVPFTFLMVYPMMVTLKINQVFSGGDVKAQVATQFINFAIVPFLAFGVAWLFFRDQPYMMLGIVLAGLVPTSGMTISWTGFAGGNVAAAVKMTVIGLTLGSLATPFYVSTLLGASIEMDMSVVFSQIALIVFLPMALGYATQRFLIRAYGQKVFAERLGPRFPALSTLGVLGIVFIALALKAQTIMAAPAMLLQILSPLAIIYGVNFALSTVLGRLFLPRGDAIALVYGTVMRNLSIALAVAINAFGSQGSDAALVVAMAYIIQVQSAAWYVKLTDRLFGPAQPKGVFTPQTANRS
- a CDS encoding universal stress protein, which produces MLPSYKNILYATDLSESARLALRHAVSLAGRYDAAMTILHVVPDLVELMSEDAGFDIESHFKSADWEAINTTATTRAKEKARERVREMTAECATDSPRCPVSSAELKIQAGDPAAHILAEIHTGNYDLVVMGAHGRGAFMDMLLGSVANKVVRLSTVPVLTVRLPKENTAE
- a CDS encoding 4Fe-4S dicluster domain-containing protein, translated to MKVNRRHFLAAGLAAATAAVVRPAAASTGDAASAEHVVLATLLDISKCIACGACVEACRETNGHKYPQPQKPFPKMYPSKVKAADWSDKQDVDDRLTPYNWLYIQTATGEYNGEPFELHIPRRCLHCQNPPCANLCPWGAASKDNKGIVSINDEICLGGAKCKDVCPWHIPERQTGVGLYLKLAPGFAGNGVMYKCDRCRDRVALGETPACIEVCPEGVQTIGPRDKILAQARELAKRTGGFIYGDTENGGTNTFYVSPVPFDVLNQAIEKGPGKPHLASVGNPFAKEELLARAVYAAPLVGVMAGVLHLVRGATSEDDHE
- a CDS encoding FAD-dependent oxidoreductase; amino-acid sequence: MIPKRIVVIGGTAAGPKAAARASRLDQNAEVILLQKAPELSMASCGYPYYVSGMFKEREKLLCTPSGVVRDPAFFAGVKGITAMVGTEAVSIDRESKVVSWINAAGDNGMLAYDKLILCTGSVPKMPPIPGRDLSGVTTLHSMADADAMRTWAEHSRGKKAVVIGGGLIGIEACEALHHAGVDVTVVEALPQILGFLDTELALLVENHARSKGAKIITGVGLSALEGTNGHVSAARLADGRVLPCDLVVMAIGVAPNASLAKAAGLELGAFGGIAVNDFMRTSDPDIYAAGDCVEITNRLTGKKMLAPYGDLANLEGRVAGENAVLGDTVRFPGTIGSGICKVFDFTAASTGLSERRAKEAGFDVVTAINASPDKPGFMGARPLVSKMIADRATGRILGFACVGLGDVNRQASEMAVAVAAGWSVDEMAMADLPYAPPYSQAIDHAIATAHILQNKMRGLMTGISAVEAKALFDAGGPLYVLDVRGHEEFAENQLGRGETLIPLGQLRARVDELPQDKNATILSFCKVSMRGYEAQRILENAGYTDVRVMEGGLMAWPYIGEQ
- a CDS encoding HD-GYP domain-containing protein, with product MHSPRNVPLLTYVRHVLVARLALMATVIALTLATLAYLAEERMLEEAVVAEAQENLAELVERTRAIFSHGGLKPLDAFRLAVGEKIESNARKSRSGKVVYAKFSKPGISGGEEYLDRSFVLHEAVHAYVRADRSPEPETGAWSETVFIADILCVHAILPIEEAGRNETGQVEIIFVPAPTVLAAMERKSFYTVGAVAFVALATAALLYPVILRLTNRLVAFSRNLQAANFETLALLGCAVAKRDSDTDEHNYRVTLYALRMAEAIGLDAAGMRALAKGAFLHDVGKIAIRDSILLKPGKLTEDEYEIMKTHVRHGLDVVARSTWLRDAKDVVGCHHEKFNGKGYPNGISGKDIPLTARIFTVADVFDALTSRRPYKNALSCAEALDILMRGRGKHFDPKIVDTFAAMAAPLHERYAHRSGRDLSAELIDVAWKYFQVGTDTLVS